The following are encoded together in the Lactuca sativa cultivar Salinas chromosome 1, Lsat_Salinas_v11, whole genome shotgun sequence genome:
- the LOC111913525 gene encoding probable inactive receptor kinase At2g26730 isoform X2 encodes MDKLAPMQTTTNWGWNISSDPCTSKWVGVTCDGSNVTVKKIVLENLNLSGTLDPGSLCKVSNLLVLSLNFNNLTGILSPEISNCNRLTHFYLTGNRFSGNLPDSITNLPNVKRIVISNNDFSGDLPDFSRTTSLLTFLAQNNQFTGQLPGFNYNQLQDFNIANNNFTGPVPDDTGRFDGNSFAGNPGLCGKVLPRSCPVKKKEKESKLRDFFIYSGYAVLGFLVVVLVAIMLVKRKKRGQNEKTDLSPKNSSRSGRSSESRNSKRSEFSLTSVENGGVSTSMVVLSSPVGNGLRFEDLLRAPAELISRGNNGSLYKVKPEGGVSLVVKRIKNWKISKDEFKKRMQKIDEIKHSNVLPVVAYYSSKQEKLLVYEYQQNGSLFRLLHGSQNGQIFDWVSRLSLASSVAAALAFMHRELEADLIAHGNVKSSNILLKDDMEPCVSEYGLMPANHQDPGPSDKDPGPSKTQERTTNGNFKGDVYGFGVVLLELLTGKPVQDNGSDLVTWVRAVVQEEWTGEVFDKALIVEGANEERMIRLLHVALNCINGSREARPMMGEVATMILSLKEEEERSMTSSDP; translated from the exons ATGGATAAACTCGCGCCAATGCAAACCACCACAAATTGGGGATGGAACATTTCGTCGGACCCATGCACAAGTAAATGGGTCGGGGTTACTTGCGATGGAAGCAACGTAACTGTAAAAAAAATCGTTCTTGAAAATCTTAATCTATCAGGAACACTTGATCCTGGTTCACTTTGCAAGGTGAGTAATCTTCTTGTACTTAGTCTCAACTTCAACAATCTCACCGGAATCTTGTCGCCTGAGATTTCAAACTGTAATCGTCTCACCCATTTCTACCTCACCGGAAACCGTTTTTCCGGCAATCTCCCCGATTCCATTACAAACTTACCGAATGTGAAACGgattgtgatatccaacaatgaTTTCTCCGGCGACTTACCGGATTTTTCAAGAACCACAAGTTTGTTAACGTTCTTAGCACAGAACAACCAGTTCACTGGTCAACTTCCGGGCTTCAATTATAATCAATTACAAGATTTCAACATTGCAAATAACAATTTCACCGGTCCGGTTCCTGATGACACGGGTCGATTCGATGGCAACAGCTTCGCGGGTAACCCGGGGTTATGCGGGAAAGTGTTGCCCCGATCGTGTCCggtgaaaaagaaagaaaaagagtcAAAATTACGGGATTTTTTTATTTACTCCGGGTATGCAGTCCTCGGGTTTTTGGTTGTTGTTCTAGTCGCAATCATGTTAGTCAAGAGAAAGAAGAGGGGGCAAAATGAAAAGACGGATTTGTCACCGAAGAACAGTTCACGAAGCGGGCGATCAAGTGAATCGAGAAATAGCAAGAGGTCGGAATTCTCGTTGACATCGGTTGAAAATGGCGGGGTTTCCACTTCGATGGTGGTTCTATCAAGTCCGGTCGGGAACGGGCTGAGATTCGAAGATCTGCTTCGTGCACCGGCTGAATTGATTTCAAGGGGTAATAATGGAAGTTTGTATAAAGTGAAACCAGAGGGTGGGGTTTCTCTTGTTGTTAAAAGGATAAAGAATTGGAAGATTTCGAAAGATGAATTCAAGAAAAGAATGCAGAAAATTGATGAAATAAAGCATTCAAATGTGTTGCCTGTTGTTGCTTATTACTCTTCAAAACAAGAAAAACTTCTTGTTTATGAGTATCAACAAAATGGTAGTCTCTTTAGACTTCTCCATG GATCACAAAATGGGCAAATTTTTGATTGGGTTAGCCGGTTAAGTCTCGCATCTAGTGTAGCCGCGGCATTGGCATTCATGCATCGGGAGCTTGAAGCCGACTTGATCGCGCATGGAAACGTAAAGTCATCAAACATTTTGCTAAAAGACGACATGGAGCCGTGTGTGAGCGAGTATGGGCTAATGCCAGCAAATCACCAGGACCCGGGTCCCAGTGACAAGGACCCGGGCCCAAGCAAGACCCAAGAACGCACAACCAATGGAAATTTCAAGGGTGATGTGTATGGGTTTGGTGTGGTTCTGCTTGAGTTGCTGACCGGGAAGCCGGTTCAGGACAATGGGTCGGATTTGGTGACGTGGGTGAGGGCTGTGGTTCAAGAAGAATGGACAGGGGAGGTTTTTGACAAGGCGTTGATAGTTGAAGGGGCTAATGAAGAAAGGATGATTAGGTTGTTGCATGTGGCGTTAAATTGTATTAATGGTTCACGAGAGGCGAGACCGATGATGGGTGAGGTGGCGACGATGATATTgtctttgaaggaagaagaagagcggTCTATGACCTCTTCTGACCCGTGA
- the LOC122196707 gene encoding uncharacterized protein LOC122196707 — translation MATEFSPRDTTESNHDLPSPSEFLYSSRRCCFCIPYQWQKVRSSSPEYNSERSLWSRGIDALMKIREWSEIVAGPRWKTFIRRFNRNKSFGRQSPKFQYDPLDYALNFDEGALDNGDSEMENEYMVRNFSSSTCGWGLFVNRVNARGQ, via the exons ATGGCGACTGAATTTTCTCCTAGAGATACCACTGAATCAAACCATGACTTACCTTCTCCATCAGAATTTCTATATTCCAGTCGCCGTTGTTGTTTCTGCATACCCTACCAGTGGCAGAAAGTACGTTCGTCGTCTCCGGAGTACAATTCTGAAAGAAGTCTATGGTCACGAGGGATCGACGCCTTGATGAAGATTCGGGAGTGGTCAGAGATCGTTGCAGGTCCAAGATGGAAGACATTCATACGCCGGTTTAATCGTAACAAAAGTTTTGGTCGACAATCCCCCAAGTTTCAGTACGATCCTCTAGATTATGCGCTGAATTTCGACGAAGGAGCGTTGGATAACGGAGATTCTGAAATGGAGAACGAGTATATGGTCCGCAACTTCTCTTCAAG TACGTGTGGATGGGGCCTGTTTGTGAATAGAGTAAACGCGCGGGGACAGTGA
- the LOC111913526 gene encoding ubiquitin-conjugating enzyme E2-23 kDa-like has translation MSSPSKRREMDVMKLMMSDYIVDTPNDRLNEFSVEFHGPKESFYEGGVWKVRVELPDAYPYKSPSIGFVNKIFHPNVDELSGSVCLDVINQSWSPMFDLLNIFEVFLPQLLLYPNPSDPLNGDAASLMMKDKKQYEEKVKEYCERYAKNNGKSVAEEDDSGEDEISDGQYTSSDDEIPGRADL, from the exons ATGTCTTCCCCTAGCAAGAGGAGAGAAATGGATGTCATGAAGTT GATGATGAGCGATTACATCGTGGATACACCAAATGATAGGCTTAATGAATTTAGTGTGGAATTTCACGGGCCAAAAGAAA GTTTTTATGAGGGTGGTGTGTGGAAAGTTCGTGTTGAGCTGCCGGATGCATATCCATACAAGTCTCCTTCAATTGGATTCGTGAACAAAATCTTCCACCCCAATGTCGACGAGCT GTCTGGATCGGTTTGCTTGGATGTCATAAACCAGTCATGGAGTCCAATGTTCG ATCTTTTAAACATTTTCGAAGTCTTTCTTCCTCAGCTCTTGTTATACCCAAATCCATCGGATCCACTCAATGGAGATGCTGCTTCATTGATGATGAAGGACAAGAAGCAGTACGAAGAAAAAGTTAAAG AGTACTGTGAGCGTTACGCAAAGAACAATGGCAAATCCGTAGCTGAAGAAGACGACAGCGGTGAGGATGAAATCAGTGACGGACAGTACACTTCGAGCGATGATGAAATTCCAGGTCGTGCAGATTTATAA
- the LOC111913525 gene encoding probable inactive receptor kinase At2g26730 isoform X1: protein MDQIRSNLFVSFLFFVLFSSVRTEDQSVIQALVTFMDKLAPMQTTTNWGWNISSDPCTSKWVGVTCDGSNVTVKKIVLENLNLSGTLDPGSLCKVSNLLVLSLNFNNLTGILSPEISNCNRLTHFYLTGNRFSGNLPDSITNLPNVKRIVISNNDFSGDLPDFSRTTSLLTFLAQNNQFTGQLPGFNYNQLQDFNIANNNFTGPVPDDTGRFDGNSFAGNPGLCGKVLPRSCPVKKKEKESKLRDFFIYSGYAVLGFLVVVLVAIMLVKRKKRGQNEKTDLSPKNSSRSGRSSESRNSKRSEFSLTSVENGGVSTSMVVLSSPVGNGLRFEDLLRAPAELISRGNNGSLYKVKPEGGVSLVVKRIKNWKISKDEFKKRMQKIDEIKHSNVLPVVAYYSSKQEKLLVYEYQQNGSLFRLLHGSQNGQIFDWVSRLSLASSVAAALAFMHRELEADLIAHGNVKSSNILLKDDMEPCVSEYGLMPANHQDPGPSDKDPGPSKTQERTTNGNFKGDVYGFGVVLLELLTGKPVQDNGSDLVTWVRAVVQEEWTGEVFDKALIVEGANEERMIRLLHVALNCINGSREARPMMGEVATMILSLKEEEERSMTSSDP, encoded by the exons ATGGATCAAATTAGATCCAATTTATTTGTTTCGTTTTTGTTCTTTGTACTTTTTTCATCAGTAAGAACAGAAGATCAAAGTGTAATTCAGGCACTGGTCACATTCATGGATAAACTCGCGCCAATGCAAACCACCACAAATTGGGGATGGAACATTTCGTCGGACCCATGCACAAGTAAATGGGTCGGGGTTACTTGCGATGGAAGCAACGTAACTGTAAAAAAAATCGTTCTTGAAAATCTTAATCTATCAGGAACACTTGATCCTGGTTCACTTTGCAAGGTGAGTAATCTTCTTGTACTTAGTCTCAACTTCAACAATCTCACCGGAATCTTGTCGCCTGAGATTTCAAACTGTAATCGTCTCACCCATTTCTACCTCACCGGAAACCGTTTTTCCGGCAATCTCCCCGATTCCATTACAAACTTACCGAATGTGAAACGgattgtgatatccaacaatgaTTTCTCCGGCGACTTACCGGATTTTTCAAGAACCACAAGTTTGTTAACGTTCTTAGCACAGAACAACCAGTTCACTGGTCAACTTCCGGGCTTCAATTATAATCAATTACAAGATTTCAACATTGCAAATAACAATTTCACCGGTCCGGTTCCTGATGACACGGGTCGATTCGATGGCAACAGCTTCGCGGGTAACCCGGGGTTATGCGGGAAAGTGTTGCCCCGATCGTGTCCggtgaaaaagaaagaaaaagagtcAAAATTACGGGATTTTTTTATTTACTCCGGGTATGCAGTCCTCGGGTTTTTGGTTGTTGTTCTAGTCGCAATCATGTTAGTCAAGAGAAAGAAGAGGGGGCAAAATGAAAAGACGGATTTGTCACCGAAGAACAGTTCACGAAGCGGGCGATCAAGTGAATCGAGAAATAGCAAGAGGTCGGAATTCTCGTTGACATCGGTTGAAAATGGCGGGGTTTCCACTTCGATGGTGGTTCTATCAAGTCCGGTCGGGAACGGGCTGAGATTCGAAGATCTGCTTCGTGCACCGGCTGAATTGATTTCAAGGGGTAATAATGGAAGTTTGTATAAAGTGAAACCAGAGGGTGGGGTTTCTCTTGTTGTTAAAAGGATAAAGAATTGGAAGATTTCGAAAGATGAATTCAAGAAAAGAATGCAGAAAATTGATGAAATAAAGCATTCAAATGTGTTGCCTGTTGTTGCTTATTACTCTTCAAAACAAGAAAAACTTCTTGTTTATGAGTATCAACAAAATGGTAGTCTCTTTAGACTTCTCCATG GATCACAAAATGGGCAAATTTTTGATTGGGTTAGCCGGTTAAGTCTCGCATCTAGTGTAGCCGCGGCATTGGCATTCATGCATCGGGAGCTTGAAGCCGACTTGATCGCGCATGGAAACGTAAAGTCATCAAACATTTTGCTAAAAGACGACATGGAGCCGTGTGTGAGCGAGTATGGGCTAATGCCAGCAAATCACCAGGACCCGGGTCCCAGTGACAAGGACCCGGGCCCAAGCAAGACCCAAGAACGCACAACCAATGGAAATTTCAAGGGTGATGTGTATGGGTTTGGTGTGGTTCTGCTTGAGTTGCTGACCGGGAAGCCGGTTCAGGACAATGGGTCGGATTTGGTGACGTGGGTGAGGGCTGTGGTTCAAGAAGAATGGACAGGGGAGGTTTTTGACAAGGCGTTGATAGTTGAAGGGGCTAATGAAGAAAGGATGATTAGGTTGTTGCATGTGGCGTTAAATTGTATTAATGGTTCACGAGAGGCGAGACCGATGATGGGTGAGGTGGCGACGATGATATTgtctttgaaggaagaagaagagcggTCTATGACCTCTTCTGACCCGTGA